AGGAGCAAAAGTAGTAGATCAAAAAGGAGATGTTTTGTATTTAAGAAATGGTACTTACAATAAAGCTACTGGGGTAGCAATTATTAAAAGAAATCAACTGCCATTTGTGTTAGATAAAATGGAAAAACTGCACAAAGCAAACACCAATACTCCGTTGTATTTTTTAAACGTATTTTTTGGGGTAGCATTGTTATTTTTTGTGTTTTCTGCTTTTTGGATGTACACCCCAAAAATGCCTGTTTTTAAAAAAGGAATGTATTTTGCTGTTGGTGGAATTGTACTAACCATTATTCTACTGTTTATTTAACACCCAACAAACGTTAAGCAACTTAACTTTTAATTCGGTTTTACTATTGTATATAAGCAGTGGTAAAATCGAATTTTTAAATTATAAAAGCATTTAGTTCTCGACTGCGCTCGAAATGACAATTGGGGGTTGTTTCGAGTGTCATTACGAATGAGGCACGAATGAAGTAATCTATGTTTGGATAAGAAGATTGCTTCGTTCCTCGCAATGACAAACCTACCGTCATTACGAGGACGACAGGACGAAGTAATCTGTTTATTCTGAATTACACATTATGAGATTGCCTCGTTCCTCGCAATGACAAACCTACCGTCATTACGAGGACGATAGGACGAAGTAATCTGTTTATTATGAGTTACATATTCTGAGATTGCTTCGTAACCTCGCAATGACAAATGGGGTTTTGTTTTTTCGCCCTTTGGGAGTAATCACATAAAGTGATGCCGTTGCTGTGTTTATTGTGATGTGATTTCTCCTATCATCGAAATGACAATTTGGGGTTGTTTCAAGTGTCATTACGAATGAGGTACGAATGAAGTAATCTTTGTTTGGATAAGGGGATTGCCTCGTTCCTCGCAATGACAAACCTACCGTCATTACGAGGACGATAGGACGAAGTAATCTTTTTTTTTTGAGTTACAAATTAACAGATTGCTTCGTTCCTCGCAATGACAATTGGGATGTTTTTGTTTTAAGTTTTAAGACAAATAAAACAAAACCCTTATAATTATTCTGCAATATCTTTTAATCCCCAAGCATCTAAGCTTCTTAGAATTGTTTCTAAAGATTGCCCTCTTTCTGTTAGCGTATACTCTACTTTTGGCGGTACAACAGGATATATTTTCCTAGAAATTAGTCCGTCTTTTTCTAACTCTCTTACCGTTTGTGTAAACATTTTGTTAGAAATACCTATTATGTGTTTTTGCAACACTCCAGAACGCAAACCACCTTCTAATAAATGAAATAAGACCAAAGGTTTCCACTTGGTACCTATTAAATTCATGGTGTAATTTAACGGACATGTAATTTTTTCAATCAAAGTTTTATTTTTATAATATTGATAATCATTAATTTACTCATTTAGGTAACTATACTACTTTTAGGTAAGTTATTGCTATAAAGGCAAATATAAGTTAAATTTGCAGTCTAAATTATAGATTATGAAAACAAATAAAGAATATCCTAAATCATTCTCACATATTGGTCTTACCGTTCCTAATATTAATGAGGCTGTAAAATTCTATTCGGAAGTAATGGGTTGGTACATTATAATGGAACCTTCTACTGTTAAAAAAGAAACAGAAACTGCCATTGGTAAAATGTGTATTGATGTTTTTGGTGAAGATTGGACCGAATTTGAAATTGCACATTTATCTACTTCAGATGGTATTGGTGTTGAGTTATTTTGTTTTCCGAACGGAATTAAAGAAGCGCCAGAATTTAGTCCTTTTAATACAGGTCTTTTTCATTTTTGCATTCAAGATCCTAATATAGAAGAATTGGTCGATAAAATTGTTGCTAACGGAGGAAAACAAAGAATGCCAATTAGAGAGTATTATCCAAAAGACAAGCCATTTAAAATGTGTTATGTAGAAGATCCTTTTGGGATTGTCTTTGAAGTGTACACACATAGTTACGAGTTAACCTATTCTTCTGGTGCTTATGCGAAGTAAGGTAAACCAGTTTGTCATTACGAATGAGGTAATCTGTATTTGGATAAAAGATTGCTTCGTAACCTCGCAATGACAAATGGACTGTCATTACGAGGACGATAGAACGAAGTAATCTCTGTTTATTTTGCGTTACAATTAAGAGATTGCTTCGTAACCTCGCAATGACAAACGACTGTCATTACGAGGAAGTATGACGAAGTAATCTGTTTATTATGAGTTACAATCAAGAGATTGCTTCGTTCCTCGCAATGACAATCAGGGTATTTTGCGTTAGAATTAAAACACACAGTTTTGTCATTTCGACCATCGGGAGAAATCACATAAAGTTATGGTGTTTTTTGTTATGTGATTTCTCCTATCGTCGAAATGACAATTAGGGATTGTTTCGAATGTCATTACGAATGAGGTAATCTCTGTTTAGATAAAGAGATTGCTTCGTAACCTCGCAATGACAAACGGACTGTCATTACGAGGACGAAAGAACGAAGTAATCTGTTTATTTTGAGTACAAATTAAGAGATTACTTCGTAACTTCACAATGATAATTAAAACTGAAATAACCAACCATCAGACAAATCATTCCAATTAGGATTTTCTAAATTTACTATTTCATTTTTACGTTTTCTATTTCCAGCTTTTAATTGTTTTTCTCTTGCTATAGCAGAATTTATATCATCGTATTCTTCAAAATACACTAATTTAGCACAATTGTATTTTGCTGTAAAACCTTTATACTCTTTCGTTTTATGCTGATAAATTCTTTTTAATAAATTACTAGTGACTCCAATATATAAAACAGTATTATTTTTATTGGTTAAAAAGTAAATGTGGTACTTTTTCATAGTTTTTTCCTTCTAAGATAAATAATTTTGTCATTACAAGGAAGTATGACGAAGTAATCTGTTTGTTCGGAGTAGCATATTATGAGATTACTTCGTTACCTCGCAATGACAAATAGACTGTCATTACGAGGACGATGGGATGAAGTAATATGTTTGTTTTGAGTGATACATTATGAGATTGCTTCGTTCCTCTCAATAACTAAACCTACCGTCATTACGAGGACGATAGGACGAAGTAATCTTTTTATTCTGTATTACAAATTAACAGATTGCTTCGTAACCTCGCAATGACAAATGGGGTTTTGTCATTTCGACCTTTGGGAGAAACCACATAAAGTGATGCCGTTGTTGTGTTTATTGTTATGTGGTTTCTCCTATCGTCGAAATGACAATTGGGGTTTGTTTAGAGTGTCATTACGAATGAGGTACGAATGAAGTAATCTTTGTTTGGATAAGGAGATTGCTTCGTTCCTCGCAATGACAAACGTACCGTCATTACGAGGACGATAGGACGAAGTAATCTGTTTTTTTTGAGTTACAAATTAACAGATTGCTTCGTTCCTCGCAATGACAAGTAGACTTATTGGAAATCAAGAAATAACTTCTAATAAAACTACTCTTTCAAGCATTTTTCAATCATAGTGCTATTAACAGTAACTCTAGGAACCTTAAAATCGAAATATTTGTGCAACGGAATTTCAAAGCCTTTGTGATTCAAGTAATTGTTTAAAGCGGTATTTAATCCTTGGCTATATAAGTGATGGGCTGCTCCTGTTGGATCTTCGTGATACAAATCGTTCTCGGCAAATCCTTTAAATTCTGGACCAATAATGTTAATCTCAAATTCGTCTGGGTTTTTACCAACCGGACTGTGGCTTGTACACGCAAATTGATGCCAAAAAGCAGACTGAATACAATTGTTGTAAAATAACTGACGTACAACTTCTAAAGAATCGATGGTTTCTTGTGCCGTTTCTGTAGGAAAACCAAACATTAAATAGGCATGCACCATAATGTTTTCGTCAGCAAAGGCTTTGGTAACGCGAGCAACCTGACCAATATCTACGCCTTTTTTCATTTTTTCCAACAACCTGTCCGACGCTACTTCTAAACCGCCAGTAACTGCAATACAACCCGATTTAGATAATAATGCACACAGTTCTGGTGTAAAGGTTTTTTCGAAACGGATGTTGGTCCACCAAGTAATGTATACTTTGCGTTCTAGCAACTTGTTTGCCAAGGCTCTTAACATTTTTGGTGGCGCAGCTTCGTCTACAAAATGGAAACCTGTAATTCCGGTTTCTGAGATTATTTTTTCAATTTTATCTACCAAATCATCGGCGGTGGTGTTTTGGTAATTGCTGATATAATCTAGATTTACATCACAAAAAGAACATTTTTTCCAGTAACAACCGTGAGAAATGGTGAGTTTATTCCACTTTCCGTCAGACCACATTCTGTGCATCGGATTCATGACATCTAGAAAAGACAAATATTTTTCCGTTGGCAAACCTATATAACTTGGTGCTGGTAAGTTTTTATGATGAAAAATAGTGTTGGGCAATTTATTTGCATACACAACCTCGTTATTTCTACAGATATAGGTTCTTTCTAGTTGCTCCTCGCCTATTTTTCCGTCTAAAAATTCGGTAATTCTTAACAACGGACCTTCGCCATCATCTAAGGTGATGAAATCTACAAAATCGAAAATTCTAGGATCCGACAAACGTCTTAATTCGGTGTTGCAATAACCGCCACCCATTCCGATTTTAACGGTTGGATAGTTTTTTTTGATAAACTGAGCGCATCGCAACGCAGAAAATAAGTTACCAGGAAAAGGAACTGTAAAACAGATTAAATCGTAATTGTCTTCTTGTAATTTTTCGTCTAACAAATACAACATTTCATCTTCTATCAGCGTAGTTTCAAACTGTAAACATTCGTCTAACTCATCGAAACTAGAGGCTGCTCTACCAATTTGTTCTGCATAGCGTGTAAATGAGAAAAACTCGTCTACATTTTGGTTGATAAAATCGCCTAATTCTTCTACAAACAACGTAGCAATGTGTTTGGCTTTGTCTAAGATTCCTAATTTGCCAAACTCGGTACTTAAATCTTTGTCTAATTTTATGCGTCGGTGTCCGTGTGGCAAATAATCTTTATGTACAATTTGATACGCTGCCGTAACTTCTTGCACACGCAAATAATTCATTACAGAGTCTACTTTATTGATGTACTCTTCCTTTTGATTCCAAACCAAAGGCAATTCTTTACCACCCAGCATTTCTGCTTGTTTAAAAATGGCATCTATAAATTCTTTGGTAAACACTGCGGTAAACAACTCGATACTTAAATCCATCTGTGTTGTTTGTACCTCTTTAGCATCTAAAAATCCTTTAATGTAAGCGGTTGCAGGATACGCAGTATTTAACTGTGTAAATGGTGGTGTTATTAAAAGTGTGTTTATAGACATAAATAAAATAAAGTGCAAAGATACTACCTCCTTTAGGAAAAGGACAGAAAACTTTTGTTGGTTTTTGTTGATGGGGATTTGGAAGGTGCTTTTTGGTTGATAAGTTGTTATAACCTGCTTTTTAACTTTTGAGATTATTGAAGGGAAAAAGTTAAATTTGTTAGCTAGGTTTTATTAAATATTTAAACACTTAAATAGTATATTAAAATTGATTAAATCATTGAAATTAGAATAAAAAACAAAATAGCTGCTTCTTACCAACACTCAATCCGAAAAAGATAATGAATCTTGCATCAGAACAAATCATAAAAGAAATAAATAGAGCTTTAGCAATATTAACAACAAACATAAAGCTTGACACTCACATAAATTTGACTGACAAAGCTCAAATTGCTGAAAAAATATTTGGGGAATTATTTACAATTATATTTAAATCAAAATTCTCTCGTGCAGACATAATATCGTTAAATCATCCGTCAATTGATTTAATTTCGGAAAGTACTGTATTTCAAATTTCAACAGATGCAACACCTGAAAAAATTAGAAACACGGTTAGAACTTTTATAGAAAAAGAGTACAACAAAAAATACAATAAACTCAAGTTTCTATTTATTTCATCGAGAAATCCTATTAGGACAAGTGGCAAAACTAACTTTGGAGACTTACCAATCAATATTTTCAATCCGAAAGAAGATATTTATTATTCTGAAAAATTAAGTAGTCAAATACAAGGGCTAGAGGACAATGAAATAAAGGAAATTAGAAATATTCTATGGAGAGAACTTGGTTTAGACAATAGCAGACAGCCATTCAGATGGATTAAAGCGTTAGACCTTGAGTTATCAATAACAAATAAAGAAAAAACGAGTGAAAATGAGTTTGAGAATAATCTAATCTATTACACAAATCAAGAACAAAAGCTAATAGACAATTTTGTAAAAGAGATTGATTTTGAAAACAAGAATAAATTTTTAATCACAGGTCATCCATCAACTGGTAAAACAACTGTTGCTTTTGATATTGCAAAGAGAGTACAAGCAGATGAAAATAAAGCATATTATCCTTTTTATGTAAAAATTAAGGCAAGTGACAACTTATCTTTTTCAAACTTTTATGAGGACATAGAAAAGATTGGTATAAATCCTGCTATTCTTATAGTTGATGATATTCACTTAAATTTTCAGCTAGCAAATGAATTAATTTCTAGAAGTGAACAATACTCAAATATCATTTTTCTTTTTGTTTCTCGTTTCATATCAAAAGAATTAAGGAAGGACTTATATTCAGAAATCGATGATGTTTTCGAGATATTAAAAGACTCAAAATTGTCATTTGAGAAATTCAATTCTGATGAATTTTATAAGGAAAAATTATCAGGGATAATTGAAAAATACAAAATCTACAATCAAAAAGAAGGAAATGAATTAAAGGTTGGAAACCCTTTAAAAATAATCGATTTAACAAAAAAGAATCTTTTCAAATTAAGACTAATCTTAAAGGATTGGAACGAGAGTAATTTAACTTTAAGTGATATTGATGATAGTCGATTAAATCAAAATCTTTATTCACGTTTTCTTAATGGTTTAAATCCAGAAGAGCAAAAAGAATTAATGATTTATGCTTGTTTGTATTCTTTTGAGATACCTTTTTCCAAGTCAAAACAAGATGATGCTTCAGAAAAAGATGGTTTGTTTTTCACAGAGGAGTTTAACGATTCTCTTTTTATGCATTCGAGCTTTTCTGACTTACTTATTGATGCATATCTTTCTCGTAATAAAATCGACTTTAAACAGCGATATAATAACGAAAAAGATAGATTTATTGTTTCAAACATTAAAACTTACATACATCTTTTCTTATCTAAAGAGTTTTGTGATTATCCCGAAAACATATATCAGATATTTTACAACTTGGGTATTAACAAAACACAATGGATTTTTAGTGAATTACAAAATGACGCGAATAGCTTTCAAGCAATTGTGAGTTATTTCCAAAAATCTGACACAGCAAATTCAGAAGAACTAAAAAACATACTTCAATTAACTAAACTGTTCGCAAAAAGAAATTATGAGAAATTAGTAACTAAACTAATTGTTGAAAATGAAAGACGTGCGATTGTCTTAAAACAAGGAAATAACAACCTATTTACTTTATCTTATGCCCACTACTCTATTCATCCTAAAAATAAGGCTTTAAAAAATAAACTTTATGAAGTCTTTACAGATGATGAGTTAACAGATATTATTCTAAATGCTAATATAAGTAAGCTTACTTTGGCATTTAAATATCTTCAAAATAATCACATTCGACATCGATTAATTTCACTCATATCAAAAGACGAATGGGTAGATATTTTTAATAAAGTACCTTTCAAACTTTTAGGGAATTCGTTAACTGAAATAAAGACCATTGACTCTGAACTTGCTTTTTACATTTACAATAATCTTGACGAAGAATTTATATCTTCAAGAATTGGAAAAACACCTTTTGACAATATTACAAAAACATTAAGTGAAATTAATGTTCTCGGAAATCAGAAGGCTAAATTCATTTTAGACAAAATTCCGCAAGAAAATCTTCACAAGTCAATTGGTTTTGTGCCTATTTCTCAAATTGGCATTGGTTTATCAAGACTAAAAAAAATTGACAAAGCAATATGTGAGGATATTGCCGAAAACTTAAATCCAGAATTGTTATACCAAAAATTAGTTAGAAGTGATTTAAATGATTTTGGAAGAGTTTTGGTCGAAATAAACAACATAAGCGAAAGGCTTGCAACTCAGATTCTTTTAAAGATAAAAGAGTATAATCCATTAGAAGAAAGATTTAACTCAACAAAAATAAAAGGAAAGGAAATTTCTCATATACTCGAATCTTTGCATAAAATTGGAGACAAAGAATATGGTAATCATTTAATTGAGACAGCTCATTCAGACATCATATATGGTAGAATATTGAGTTCAAGTGTTTCTATATCATCACATATAATAAAGTCAGTTGGTTACTTTAATAAAAGTCTTGCCGAAAAATATATAGATGAGTACTTTAAAACTAACTTAATAGAAAAACTTGAATCTAAACTAATTCTATTAACTCACTTACCAAATATATTTGACGGATTTAGTTCAGTCAATTTTGTTAAAACTCAGTCATTCATTTCAAGTTTAGACAATTATTTATTTGTTAAAAAAGGATTCGCTCGTGAAGTAAATCTTCCAGGACTTGCAAACGCATTTAATGTTTTGAAAAAATATGACGGAGAGAAAATAGATAAAATCATTATAAATCTAAATTCACATAACATTTTTAAAAGCAAAATAATAGAATGTACTGCTGAAGGCTTCTTTAGTTCAGTTTCGATTTTACATAAAATAAGCCCAACTGCAACGAATTCAATGATAAAAATCTATCAAGAAAAACTTAAATCGGGAAAAAAGATTTCAATACAATTTCCTCAATTATGTGATGCTCTTTATCGTTTCGGAAAGATAGATAAGGAACTAGCTCAAAATTTACTAATCGACTTCAAGCCACTATTGATTGAATCCTACAAAAATATTGGATTTAGAAAATTATCATCTGGTTTAAACACACTTGGTAAACTCAATATAGATTACGCACAAAGTTTACTTCGTGAATTATCAATTGAAGATTTGAAAAATAGAATAGATAATATTTTAAATAATGAGAATAATATAAATGGAGCATTAGGCGAAATAAAGAAAGTAGATGAGAAGATATGGAAAACCTTGTACGAATATGCCAATTCTTAAAATTATAAGAATTTTTAAATTAATGTTTTATGTGACTATAAGAATAACAAACGAGTAGTTAAAGCTATTAACAAGAAGAATTTATGTAATTAAACCTCCAATATTTTAAAAAAAAACACCTTGTCATTAACCATAAAACAACCAAGAATAAAATGTTACAAATGCATGCGATCTTCAAGCACGTGTATTTGCAAATACATTAGTTCTTTGCAAACGAAGACGCGTTTTATTATTTTAATGCATCCAAAGGAGTATCGAAAAGAAAAAAAAGGAACGGGCTACATGACGAATCTTCAACTTGAAAATTCAGAAATCATCGTTGGTGTCGATTTTACCAATAATGAACGTATCAATGAACTATTAACTCAAGAAAATAGTACGTCTTTCTTATTGTATCCTGGCAAGGACAGTTTTAATTTATCAACTAGAA
The nucleotide sequence above comes from Polaribacter butkevichii. Encoded proteins:
- a CDS encoding PepSY domain-containing protein, yielding MAKRKTPFSFQIRIIHRYLGFFLAGIMFVYALSGILMVFRDTDFLKTEVITEKKLAPNLAPRDLAPIFKKGAKVVDQKGDVLYLRNGTYNKATGVAIIKRNQLPFVLDKMEKLHKANTNTPLYFLNVFFGVALLFFVFSAFWMYTPKMPVFKKGMYFAVGGIVLTIILLFI
- a CDS encoding winged helix-turn-helix transcriptional regulator, with translation MNLIGTKWKPLVLFHLLEGGLRSGVLQKHIIGISNKMFTQTVRELEKDGLISRKIYPVVPPKVEYTLTERGQSLETILRSLDAWGLKDIAE
- a CDS encoding VOC family protein; amino-acid sequence: MKTNKEYPKSFSHIGLTVPNINEAVKFYSEVMGWYIIMEPSTVKKETETAIGKMCIDVFGEDWTEFEIAHLSTSDGIGVELFCFPNGIKEAPEFSPFNTGLFHFCIQDPNIEELVDKIVANGGKQRMPIREYYPKDKPFKMCYVEDPFGIVFEVYTHSYELTYSSGAYAK
- a CDS encoding GIY-YIG nuclease family protein, which gives rise to MKKYHIYFLTNKNNTVLYIGVTSNLLKRIYQHKTKEYKGFTAKYNCAKLVYFEEYDDINSAIAREKQLKAGNRKRKNEIVNLENPNWNDLSDGWLFQF
- a CDS encoding B12-binding domain-containing radical SAM protein yields the protein MSINTLLITPPFTQLNTAYPATAYIKGFLDAKEVQTTQMDLSIELFTAVFTKEFIDAIFKQAEMLGGKELPLVWNQKEEYINKVDSVMNYLRVQEVTAAYQIVHKDYLPHGHRRIKLDKDLSTEFGKLGILDKAKHIATLFVEELGDFINQNVDEFFSFTRYAEQIGRAASSFDELDECLQFETTLIEDEMLYLLDEKLQEDNYDLICFTVPFPGNLFSALRCAQFIKKNYPTVKIGMGGGYCNTELRRLSDPRIFDFVDFITLDDGEGPLLRITEFLDGKIGEEQLERTYICRNNEVVYANKLPNTIFHHKNLPAPSYIGLPTEKYLSFLDVMNPMHRMWSDGKWNKLTISHGCYWKKCSFCDVNLDYISNYQNTTADDLVDKIEKIISETGITGFHFVDEAAPPKMLRALANKLLERKVYITWWTNIRFEKTFTPELCALLSKSGCIAVTGGLEVASDRLLEKMKKGVDIGQVARVTKAFADENIMVHAYLMFGFPTETAQETIDSLEVVRQLFYNNCIQSAFWHQFACTSHSPVGKNPDEFEINIIGPEFKGFAENDLYHEDPTGAAHHLYSQGLNTALNNYLNHKGFEIPLHKYFDFKVPRVTVNSTMIEKCLKE
- a CDS encoding SMEK domain-containing protein, yielding MNLASEQIIKEINRALAILTTNIKLDTHINLTDKAQIAEKIFGELFTIIFKSKFSRADIISLNHPSIDLISESTVFQISTDATPEKIRNTVRTFIEKEYNKKYNKLKFLFISSRNPIRTSGKTNFGDLPINIFNPKEDIYYSEKLSSQIQGLEDNEIKEIRNILWRELGLDNSRQPFRWIKALDLELSITNKEKTSENEFENNLIYYTNQEQKLIDNFVKEIDFENKNKFLITGHPSTGKTTVAFDIAKRVQADENKAYYPFYVKIKASDNLSFSNFYEDIEKIGINPAILIVDDIHLNFQLANELISRSEQYSNIIFLFVSRFISKELRKDLYSEIDDVFEILKDSKLSFEKFNSDEFYKEKLSGIIEKYKIYNQKEGNELKVGNPLKIIDLTKKNLFKLRLILKDWNESNLTLSDIDDSRLNQNLYSRFLNGLNPEEQKELMIYACLYSFEIPFSKSKQDDASEKDGLFFTEEFNDSLFMHSSFSDLLIDAYLSRNKIDFKQRYNNEKDRFIVSNIKTYIHLFLSKEFCDYPENIYQIFYNLGINKTQWIFSELQNDANSFQAIVSYFQKSDTANSEELKNILQLTKLFAKRNYEKLVTKLIVENERRAIVLKQGNNNLFTLSYAHYSIHPKNKALKNKLYEVFTDDELTDIILNANISKLTLAFKYLQNNHIRHRLISLISKDEWVDIFNKVPFKLLGNSLTEIKTIDSELAFYIYNNLDEEFISSRIGKTPFDNITKTLSEINVLGNQKAKFILDKIPQENLHKSIGFVPISQIGIGLSRLKKIDKAICEDIAENLNPELLYQKLVRSDLNDFGRVLVEINNISERLATQILLKIKEYNPLEERFNSTKIKGKEISHILESLHKIGDKEYGNHLIETAHSDIIYGRILSSSVSISSHIIKSVGYFNKSLAEKYIDEYFKTNLIEKLESKLILLTHLPNIFDGFSSVNFVKTQSFISSLDNYLFVKKGFAREVNLPGLANAFNVLKKYDGEKIDKIIINLNSHNIFKSKIIECTAEGFFSSVSILHKISPTATNSMIKIYQEKLKSGKKISIQFPQLCDALYRFGKIDKELAQNLLIDFKPLLIESYKNIGFRKLSSGLNTLGKLNIDYAQSLLRELSIEDLKNRIDNILNNENNINGALGEIKKVDEKIWKTLYEYANS